Within Mustela lutreola isolate mMusLut2 chromosome 10, mMusLut2.pri, whole genome shotgun sequence, the genomic segment GGTCCaaccctgctccctctgctcaggGATCCTGGGTCCAGCTCCAGGCTCCTCTACGACCAGGTCCACACTCTGCCAAACTGTGAGCCTGCCGACCCTCTTGGAGGAGGACAGGGGAAGAGACTGGCTGCCGGGGTCTGCTGAGGGCCTACTGTGCGCCCAGGGCTTGACATTCGTTGTCACAGGCAGCAAAGCTGAGTTGGTGCTGCTCTTAAGAAAGGCCTGAGCTTTCGGTCAACCTAGGAAATGGTGCCGGCGCTGACTCGGACAACCCTATCACCTGTAAAACGGGTCACATTAACTGTCACACAGGGTCACCAGAAGGATTTCACTGGGCCCTCAGTGCCACCGTCCTAGCAGTTTCTCTGTTCTCCCTGCAAGTAAGGATGTCGCTGCCTCAGGGTGACAGGGAGGTCAGCCGCCCTGCACGGGACCCAGCAGGGCCAGCCTCcaggtccccaccccaccctgggcaAGTGAGAGGGATGCTCggtccccacccaccccagctcaGGTCTCTTCACAGCCCATCTCGCATGCCCTCCAGGGTTTGTGGGGAAAACATGAGTCCCATTTCTAATCAGAGTCCGTTCTACTTTCTGATCACATCACCTTGTTTCCTAAAACCCTTGCCTGGCTTCACACCACCCTGCAGGGGGAGTCCCGCCTCCTCTGGTCCTGGGCCTGTGCCTTGGTCCCTGTGACAGGCAGCTGCATCCGGGATCTAGGGGGGGGCCCGCACACCTTCCTCCTCAGGGCCCTTGCACACGTCACTTGCTCTATTTGACACACTcatccccagcctccctctgccttcctaaCTCCCAAGTGCCTTCAGATTCAGGCGTAGGACGAccgcctccaggaagcctcctccACCTGCCCACAGCAGGGGAAGACCTCCTGTGGCACACCCTGAGTCCTCCCCCGCTACCCCAGCCAGACTCCCGGTGAGgctttctgtctgtctgcccCTCTAGGCTGGGAGCACCACAAGGCCAGAAACTGCTGGGCGTTTCTCTATTTTATCCCGAACGCCTTGTGCATGCTTTGGCCTCTGGTGGTGCTCGGTgaatggggaaggaaggagggaaggaaggaaagaatggggggagagggtggggctAAGACCCGGCTGGCTGGACTTCGCAGTCCCCGGCCCCTCCCTCTCAGGCATGTGCCCTTtcacagcccctcctccctccacacaCTGCTCACCTTCCAGACTTGCCCTGCAGGGGCAGCcctcagtctccctgctaagccaCCTCTGCCGGTCTCCTCCAGGGAGCCCTACAGGGCTGGCCATGCCAAGCCCTCTGTCTGGGTGCCATCAGCATGAATGCTAGTGAGGAGGGTGCTGTTGCCCTGTTTACTGTCAAGGAAGCTGAGGTCAGAGCACAAAGGAGTCTGTCCAAGGCAAGGGGGTTGGTGGGGCGGGTCTCACACCAAGACTGTCGACCCTGAACTGCTAACCTGTCCACTGTCACCTCTCCATGGGATAGTTCCTGGGAGCTTGGAGTCTGACGCTTGGTCTCTGCCAGGCCAGACACCCCCTGGCACACCTTTCTCTCGTCCGACTTCAAGGAAGTAGTGACAGCTCTCAGCTCTCAGCTCATGCGTCCCCTGGGAGATCCTCAATGACTGCTTATTTCTAGATCATCTCTCCATTTAGCAGATGAGGGACTAAGGCCCACAGGGAGAAGGGATGGTTTGTCCAAGCTCACGCCGCCCTCCGAGCCTCAACTCCCTGAGCcgtgaccccctccccccacatacTGGCACTgctccaggcagagaaaagacTGTCCCTGACTTTGCCTCCTGGTGGAGCTGGGGGATCAGTCCCATGACCGTGACGCAGGTGGGCCAGAGCCATGGTGCACACTCTGGTCTCCAGCAGGTAACAGGTGCCCCAGGTGGCACAGTCCCCGGAAACCAGGTGACTGCAGGGTCTCAAGGGACACTGGCCCCAGACGGGAACGAGGGAGGTTCTCGGGTGCTGACAGGTTTAAATGCGTCCCTGAGGCTGGGAAACCACTCAGCAGATGGCAACAATGATGCCAACTCCACTCTGGGTGCAAAATGTGGGCGGGCCCTGAGCTGGGTACCCCCCACCCATCTCACTGACACCCCGTAAGATCTTCGAGGTGGTGCCAGTATCCTTTGCCTTGGATGTAGGTGGGGAACTCAGAGGGGGAAAGGGTTCCCCCCAAGTTACCAGGCAGCTAAGGCACGGCACTGGAACCTAGGATGGTCCCGCTTCGATGCAAGGGTTTCCTGGGTGTCCTGAATAGCCAAGGCAGGGAGTGTAGCCAGAGAGGGACGCCAGAGAACGACCCGCTGCAATGGATTAAAAGTGGCTGCAAATTCTttattgctctctctctgtgaagtGGAGTGTACCTCCCCACCCCTTGTGTTCAGCCTGGCCTAAAACTGCTTTGATCAAAAAATAATGCAGCAAAAGTCGTGCAgtgccaacatggggctccagaCCTAAAAAGCTTTCCACAGCCCTGGGCTGCCAGAGAAGAAGTTGCGCTCCCCCGCCGGAGAGCCCCCAGGGACATACATggagagagaagtggagagaAGCCCAGCCTTGCACCCCCATCTCCCCAGGTAGCAGTCATACCAATGGGCCCTGTGGCACAGGGGAGTGGGCCATGCTGGAGGCTCCGGCCGGGTCAAGACCACTACAAGTGTGACCCCAGCCGACTCCACATGGAGCAGAAGAACCACCAGCAGAGCCCAGCCAACTCGCAGAATCATGCTGGGCACAGGTGTTTTTCGGGGGGGGCTGGTGATGTTTTGAGTCACTAAGTTTTAGCAGGTGCAGGGATATAATTCTGTCTGCAGGAAGTGTCTCTAAGGAAGACCTCTCAGGATGGTCTGAGTCTCTCATAAAAGCCTTTTAAAGACTCCCAAGTGTGAATCTAGTAGTAACTTAAAAATGCCCCATGACACAGGAATAGGTTCAGCAAATCACCCCAGCTCCCACTGTGGGACACCAGGGACTGAGACTGTGGGGGGCACTGCTCCAGAGGGGCCTGGGTGAGGCCAGAAGACCTCAGGTAGGGCTGGGGGAGACATGGGGTTCGGGAAACTTTCTCATGTGCCATCCTTGAGGCAGAGGGGTGCCGCCATTGGTGCTGGGGATGGAGGCAAAGCTGCTAACACCCAAGGAGGGAACAGAGAGGACACCAACACGGGCATGGGGTGTGGGGCTGGTGGGGGCACCCGGGGCCAGCCCTGGCGCAGCTGAGACCCTCCCAGCATCTCTaactcacgcacacacactcagccCACCGGTTCCTGCTACAACCTAAacactctctccttttccccagctGGGGTGAGGGTGACAGGTGCTCAACTGGACTGTAAGTCCCTTAAGGGCAGGGACTACATCTGCCTCGAAGGCCAccatctcccctctgcctgccatgggCCCGTATTCTGTGTTTGTCTTCCGCATGCAcacgtgaatgaatgaatgaagcaggaatgaatgaatgtatgaatgaatgcatgaaccGGCCTGTTTGGTGTCctggctcttcttcttctttgatgTCTTGTAGCCCTAGATTCAAGTCCTTGCTCTCCAACTGATGCTCCACTGAGCAAGTCATCTGAACACCCAGACACAGCTTCCCCATGCATATAATGAGGGCGACTCAAGTCCGCTGCAGGCAGGGCTGCAGGAGAAAGAAGCAAGAGCTGCAAGGGCAGGGCAACCCCGTGCCAGCTCTGGGGTAGCGGCCTTCACCCCTGTTCCCACCACAGTTGCCAGCCTGCAGGGTCCCCCTGCACCCGCCCCCCCAGTCCTTCATCCCGCTCCCCAAATGACCACGCTACTTCCGGCCCCATTCAGGGCTTAAGTTAAatcatatttcattgtttttcagaaGGCaatagaaaaaaacaggaaagagatTCACAGCACTCGCAGTCAAGAAAGGGTTaactaaaaaaaataggaatatattATGTTTCGATTGAAGAAATGCAAACGCAGTCCCTTTCACACTCACCTTTATGTtctcactcacatacacacatcccTGCTCCAGATACACGCCCACCCTCAGGCACGCAggcacacacaagcacactccCCAACACACCCACGCTCCTAACACACGTACACATGCccatgcactcacacacacgcatgtgctcCCAGACACAGCCACACACCTGGCACACTCACACGAGCCCAGCAGGGCTGGCAGGACGGTGGGGGAGGCCTGGTGCCCTCAGGGCCTGCCCCTCCAAACCCCCCTCTCTGAAATGGCAAAGCTAGACTACACTTGGGGCTCTAGGGGACACACGCAGGACTCAGGGGGCTACGTGGGCAGTGGGGAGACCGAGAGGCTGCGGTGGGGATGGGCAGCCTCACACAACTCTGTTCTCCAGGACGGCCAGCCGCTGGCTCACAGCTTCCAGTGGACTCGGGGTTAAGGATAGGCCCAGGCTGACCAGAGCAGGGCAGTGATGGCTGTGGCACCTGCCCTCAGGACCCCACCTCCTGTGTCCCCCACCTCTCGAGAGCCCCTCTTCCAGGGAGTTCTCCCACCCCATCTACAACATGTCACTGCCCTCAGAACAGTGCCTTCCCCAAAACCCAGTAGTTACTGTACACCCTGAAGGCCCAGCCCTGCCGGGGGCAGCTTCAGGCCTGCTGGGTCCCCCACCTGGATTCCCACCTTATCCTGACAGAGCCAGGGGACCTGTTCCAGGCCCAGCCTCGTCTGAGTGGAGACTGGGATCTGTCATGTCGCTGAAAGCCTGAGAAATGGGGAAGCCACACACTCCATGTTTTCCTGAGCACAGCTAGGACTCTGGATGGGTGTCCAAATCTCTAGGTCTTggcttctgcctcagtttctctgtttaCCCTCTAGGAGCCTCTGCTTTTGACAGGATCAGTACCAAAGGCCATGCCAGCCCATCTGTCCAGAGTCCAGCCTGTCTCCAGCAGGAGGCAGAGTCCCCACCTGCGACCCCACACACAAGGGggtgcctccctctccctgcccctcaccctgccacTGCCCCCATCCCTCAGTGGCCTCTGGGAAAGGATATGCTTCCTGGTCAGGGCTTGCAGCAGCCCCTCCACTCTGGTCTGGAATTTCACAATGGACTCGCAGGCACACGGGTCTTCCTCTGGAGTGGACAGgaagcagggaaagagaaaggggaaggtgaGCGGTGGCGTGGCAGGGGGACAAGGAGAGCTCACAGCCCAAGACCAGGACTGAGGAATCTTGGGGAAGTGTGGGGGGCCTGTGAGAACTGAGAAGACAGAGACACGTGTAGGGTTCTGAAGCAGAACTCCCAGGAGCGACAGAGGGGGAGACGCCGAAAGTCTTCCCAACCCCACAGAGCCCCAATAAACCTCCAATACCAGCACCTCCATGCTGGTCAACTACTACATGCAGGACACGGTTGCTAGGGACCTCGAGGTCATCTTGCCAGCTTCACCCAACACTTTGGGTTGGAAGTCATTAatcatcccattttacaaataaaggacCCGAGAAATGAAACCACTGGATCATGGCCCATAGGCAGTGTCACAGCAATCACACAaacccaggcacctctggctCTGTAATCCATACTCTCTAGCCACAGGAGGATGGGGAGGTAgcagggttcaaatcctggcacCTCTGGTTATTAACGATCGCTCCACCCCTCTGGGCTTGGTTTtcctgtctataaaatgggaataatatttcTACTAATTAGGATTGAATGATTTAGTATTTGGAGAGTACTAACAACAGTGCCATTCATGTAAGAAGCATATGTTTGCTAGTTGCAAAAGTGAGAACGGTCagccctcctcctgcttctgccaACTCTTGCTGCCACCgcagctcctgcttctccccacccccatccagtTCCAGGATGGTTCCACAGTCTCCCCACAGAGCCCCCCCGACCCCTCCCATCAGTGCCCTCTCTGGCCTCACTAACCCACACAGATCTTCTTCTGCAACCTCTTGCCAATCTGGTTGATGGTCTTGAAGTCAGCCGTGTAGAAGTAGTGCTCTGCCACGGGCTCTGAGGCGATTTCCCTGAGCTCGTCCTCCACGGCATTGCCCACACCCACAGCAAACATCTTAAAGCCTGCCAAGAGGAACAAGATGAGTGACAGTGGCCATGGGGACAGGCAGCAGCATCTCAGCCTCTTGAGAAATGTCCAGCTGATCAACACCAGACACTTCTAGTGGCAGCTGCTGGAATTACAAGCAGAGTGCCTAAGAGACTTCCAGAGTTCCCTGAGGTTCTTCTCCCTTATGTCAGACCTGCACTGATTCCTTGGACGGGGAACTCCGTAATCTCATATACCCCCCAGAACCATCCATCTGGTGGCTATTATTATCCTCCTTAAGTAGGTGATAAAACAGACTCCGGCTTGTCCCAAAGTGGGGCTGCCTTCCAACAGTTGGTGTGTTCTGGAGAACATTCAACTGACAAATTTCCAAGCCCCACCTACAAAAGGACCCTTGAAACAAACTTCTTACTTTTCTGGGGACTCTGTTGTCTCATCACAGATAAGAAAGAGTTGAACAGACCCAGAACTCCTCATTTATCTTGCACCTGGGGTTAGGGTTTAGACTCAAGACAGACAACTTCCAGTCGAGCTGTTCCCTAGGTATCCCTGGCCATCAGTGGTGTTCAGGGTCCAGGCACCACCTACCAAGGTCCTTGGCTTTCTTGGCAGCATCGTTAATGTAGTCTTGGCTCCGGCCATCGGTGAAGACAATGCCCACCTTCTGGGCCCCAGGCCTAGCCCCGCTGGACACAGTGAAGGAATTGTCGATGAGATACTTGAGGGCAGCCCCAGTCATGGTGCCCTTCTCCATGTAAGACATGTTCCGCACTGCCGCCTTAATGTCCTTCTTCGTGTGGAAGCGGCCCAGCGGGAACTCCTGCCGCACAGAGCTTGAGTATTGCACGAGCCCCACTTGGGCCAGTTTATCTGACACGTCCAGCGTGTCCACGATCTGATTGATGAACTTCTTCACTAGTTCAAAGTTCTCCGGACGCACACTTTTGGATCCATCGATGAGGAAGACCAAGTCAGTTGCCGAACTGCCACCACGGCCATTGCAGACTGGGAAGGGTAGGAAGGCGAGGAGATGAAGCTTAGGAGCCCGTCGTTCATCCTGACCACAAGTCAGGAACCCATCACACACCTGAGGTTTATCCCAGCCTCTTTTGTCCTCAAAACTCCCTCTCGAAAGCCAAGGTTCCTGGCCTCGTTTTATAGCGTTGGAAACTAAAACTCCAAAAGCCGTTAAATCATACAGCTCAGAAGGAGTGGCGCTAAGATTTGAACTCAAGACTATGTAACTTGTTCCACCATACTAAACCTACCACCCACCGTGACAAAGAGGGACAAAAGTAGAAAATAACTTTCTGCAGACACCAAGTTCTAGGAGACATCTACCACTGTTGCAGACTAGCCCAGAAACAAAGccccatcccctctcctccccaccctccccagggcTTGCCTGTGTCCAGCCCACTGACCATTGCAGGTCTTGCCGTCACTGTTCAGGGTGAAGCCCTCCCGACAAGCGCAGGTGTAGGAGCCTGGGGAGCTGAGGCACACCTGCTCACAGTCGTGGTCTCCAGTGGCACACAGGTCTGACACCACTGTGGGGACAAAAGGAGACTCAGAATCTAACGGTCTCAGGGCCTTGGACATCTCAGCCAGGGTAGCCCTTCACACACTCAGGGAAACAGACCATCCCCTAGCTGAGGTCTGAGCCCCAcactcccagccccaggccaAAATCACAGGTCCGCCCCAAGCGGACTCTCTCAGCCCCGCCTCCCGCCCTATTCAGCACCGCCCCGTCAGCCTCTGCCTTGTCCATctccgcccggccccgccccggcctgtCCCCGATGCCGACTCAGTCCCGCCCAGTCCTGCTCCTGCCCCGATCGACTCTCTAGTCACTCCCCCATCCCGCCCTGctccctgaccccacccccacGCTCAGTCCCAGCCCTGTTCATCCCCATTCATCACCCCATCCCTCCATGCTCCCCGCCCTAGTCCTCCCCTGACGTGAACTCAGCCCCGCCCTACCCAGCCCCGCCCTATCTAGCCCCGCCCCCAATCGACTCTAGCcacgcccccaccctgccccttccctggccccgCCCCGGAGCTCAATCGCGGCCCTATCCATTCCCGTCCGCCCCGCCCCGGTCCCACCCCCGAAGCGCACTCAGTCCGGCCCCGATGCTCTCAGCCACGCCCCTGCCCCCTGCGGTCTGGCCCCCACTCCAGCTCCCCAGAGCGCTCCCCGAGACCCCAGCCTCGTCCATCGCCGCCTCTCCCGGCGCACCGCAGAAGGCCTCCTGGAACTTCTTGGACAGCTTCTCGATGACGCTGTAGCTCTCCACGTAGTCGACGTGCTCTTCCTGCGGCTCGCTGGCGATCTGCTGCAGCGTGGCCTTGTCCACGCGGCCCACGCCGATGGCGAACAGCTCGACGCCGCTGGCCCGGGCCCGTGCAGACACGTCCCGCACGCTGTCCTGGGGCCTCCCGTCCGTCACCACGATGGCCACCTAAGACACGCGGGGCGCGTGTGAGGACCAGGCCTTCCTCCCGCGCTGCGCAGGGCCGCTCAGCCCTCCACTAAGCCCGCGGGGCCACTGGCAGAAGAGGACCCTGAGGCCCGACGGGCAGAGCGGCttgcccaggtcacacagctaatccACACCAGATGGATCTGATTCCCCGCCAGGGTTTCGCCCCAGGGAGGGGAACCTGACTAGCAAAAGAGGAGACAGGTTTCCTCTCTCACCGAAAGACATGGCTGAGATGTTCTTCCATCTGACTAGGGCCTGTGGGTGTCTCCCCGCTCGGGCAGGCCGCAGTTCTGTGATGATCTGAGGGCAGGACCATGTCTCCCCGCTCAGACTGGGGCCTCTGAGGACAGGGGCCCGGCAAGCGGGCCCGACACCATGCAGTTCTGTCCTTTGGCCAGCAGAGAGCAGGCGAGGCTAATAAACGGCGGCTCTGCTTCCAGCCTGACCATCCTTTCCCTCCGGGCCCTGGGAGGGGGGTTGTTCCCACATAGATGAtggctccctcttctccctccgtTCCCCAGGATGCTACATTTCCTTTCCGAAAGAGATAACACTGTCTGCTGCCCTCCCACAAGGTTCCCCTGTTTGTGCCCTGGGAAGGGGCACAGAGGGGACCCTGGTGCTTGGCCTAACCTCACCACGCCCACCTGAGCCTGCCCAGAAGCCAGAGTCCTCACAGTGCTTCTCTGCTTCTGACCTGGGTCCCCACCCTCCGCCCGGGGCCCCAAACCCCTGTCTTAGTGACCTGTCGTATGGTGGTTGGAAATGACGCTCACCTTCCTGAGTCATCTAGGAAGGGGGTGGGTTGTTTCTTTATCACTGTGGGGACCCCTGGGGAGTGATCTTGcaccctgcccttccccaccagaGGCTGAGGCTCGCCTGGCTATGACTGTCCACTGTCACAGGCTGCCCCACTCCCCGAGACCCACTGTCTCCCGGAGCCCCGACTATCCCCCTTCAATCCAGCCTTGTGACCTTGAACCCACCTTGTAGGGGCCTCCCACAGGTGGATTCCAGGCTGGATGGCACAGGTCTGGGGGCTCTGTGTGTCTTCATGTGCCTACCCCAGGCCCCTAACTGGAGGTGTGACACCTATAGACACTGCCACCATCCCCTTCACCACCTCTCTCCATTAGGATCACCCCAGGTCACCACAGCCTGTAAcgaccatgaccatcaacctcACAGCAGAGCTTGTAAAGAGCCCCCACAGAGGACGACCAACAGGCTTAGCGCTCACAGGCCATTTCTTTGAGGGCTGTAATGGCCGGGATTATGGCCTATCCTCTGTAGATGTTCCTACTACTTATTAGCTGGGCAAGACAACTTgggcctctgtgcctcagtttcctcatctgtaaaatgaagtcaCCACCTTCAAGCAGGATTGCATTCCTTCAGCACGCAGATGTCAGACATGGCCTGCGTGGGGGTCAGAAAGTATGTGCCCGGGGCTGAGGTCCTGGGCAGGTAAAGGCTGACTCCTTGAGGCTGTTGAGGGCTAGGAAGGAGAGGTGTGGGCATCGGTGGGCAGACCACCTTGGGATGCAACCTCTGACCGGTCTTACAGGTCCTGGGCTGTGCTGGGAAATCCTGCTGTAGGGACCAGGTCTGTGAACTCCTCGGCACCTGGCCTGGAGCCCGTACTGACGTCGGCTTGGGGCACATCACCTCATTTTTCCAAACCCCTGCCCTCGGAGGCTTATTAAATCAAACTGAGCTAGCCCTTCCATGGGGCTTGGTGGGTCCGTGCCCTGTTCCAAGCACACTGTGCAATGGACTTCACAGAGGCCTGCTGACAGTCCCTCAAAAACGAGTTGCATCATTGTGGTTTAGACGTGAAGGGACTGACACGTGCTGCTCAGGGTGACAGCTAGTCCAGGGAACAGGGTGGAGGGCAGGCATCTGGACTGCCTCAATCAGCCCCAGGGAGCCAAGGTCCACCAATCTGAAAAAAATCAAGCACGCTCCAGATTGAGGCCCTGCAGTCAGAGCGTGGATAAAGATGGCTTCaaggcccagctctgccccttggCTTCTCTGGGCCTAAGACACAACCTGAAGCATGTTTGGGGAATCCGGGAGGGCGGGAGGGGTGGGTCGCGTACCTTGCTTATGTCAGGGGACCTGGCCCGACCCCCCTCGGCGTCGCTGAAGGCTTTGTTGATGGCAAACTGGATGGCCAGGCCCGTCATGGTCCCCGTGGACAGCGGCTGGATGCGGCGCACGGCCCGGAGCAGAGCGGCCTTGGAGCCGTGGGCCCGCAGCGGGAATTCCTGCTTCACAGCGCTCGCATAGTTCACCACGCCCACCTGGGTGGCATTGGGTCCCACGTCCAGAGACTCGATGACCTGGGACAGGAACACCTTCACCTTCTCGAACTCCACGGGCCGCACACTGCGTGAGCTGTCCACCACAAACACCAGGTCCGTGGGCCGGGTCCGGCAGAGATGCCCTGCAAGGGGGGGCACGAGGGAGAGGGCCAAGCACAGGGGGTGAAGGTCAGGGGCTGCTTAGACCGAGACTGGAGGTCCCGGACAGTATAACCTGAAGCTGGGCCAGGCCAGCTCGGACCTTCTGTCAACATGTGGACACCCGTGGCTGGCCCAGCTTCTGAGCCCCTTggggaagacagaggctcaaaTCTCAGCCCCAGGGAACTCACGGTACCTCCCTGAGCTTAGTTTCCTCGTCTGTACAATGAGCTGACAGTCCCCTCTTTACAGAACCCTCAGGGCTGAGCAGGAGTGCGTGCAAGGTGCCAGGACAGGGCTAGGCATGCAGCTGGTATCCAGGGGGCGGCAAAGGAGATGACAGACTTTAAGACACACTTCCCAGGCTGTGGCCCAGAGTGGCTGCCATGGCCACGGCAGAATTTCTCctgtgggggcggtgggggagagGGCGCAGAGGACAGAGCCCCAGGGCCCAGAACAGGGCCCATGGGTTTGGTCTCTTTCATCTCAGCATCAAAGCCAGTCACCCGAGGGGACCCAGCTTCCCTCAGCCCCGAGGAGTCTTCTGGCTGGTGTCCGTGGGCAGGGAAAAGGGCAGGGATTCCTCGTGGCCACCGTGGCAGCCTGACCCGGTGGGTTCCTAAGACACATCCCCATGGAGGCATGTCTTTCCAGACACCCCAGCAAGCAGCCCCATGGGCTGGGACGTGCATGAAGCTGGAATGAAGCAGAGTGAGGTTCGAATCCCGGTTCAGCCCCACTGTGGTCCTGGGCAGCTCACTGCACCTTtaggagcctcagtttctcatctgtccAGTGGGGAGAATAAGGCTCACTGCTTGTTACTCTCACTGGCCTGACCCTGCAGCCTGGAGAGGCTCAGTACAAAGGCcctcctctctgtgccccagAACTGAGCAGAGCTGCTCCCAAGAGAGGATTCAGGAAGGCTCAGAAAAGGAAAGGGGTCCTGGGCTGTCCCAGCCCCCCATCCACAGCGCCCTAGGTATCAGAGCTCCTCAAGGGACCTTAGTAATGACCTTGCAGCCGCACCCTGGTC encodes:
- the MATN1 gene encoding cartilage matrix protein, with the translated sequence MRLLSGTGLVQCGLLLLLFQALCTLGLAPQARGHLCRTRPTDLVFVVDSSRSVRPVEFEKVKVFLSQVIESLDVGPNATQVGVVNYASAVKQEFPLRAHGSKAALLRAVRRIQPLSTGTMTGLAIQFAINKAFSDAEGGRARSPDISKVAIVVTDGRPQDSVRDVSARARASGVELFAIGVGRVDKATLQQIASEPQEEHVDYVESYSVIEKLSKKFQEAFCVVSDLCATGDHDCEQVCLSSPGSYTCACREGFTLNSDGKTCNVCNGRGGSSATDLVFLIDGSKSVRPENFELVKKFINQIVDTLDVSDKLAQVGLVQYSSSVRQEFPLGRFHTKKDIKAAVRNMSYMEKGTMTGAALKYLIDNSFTVSSGARPGAQKVGIVFTDGRSQDYINDAAKKAKDLGFKMFAVGVGNAVEDELREIASEPVAEHYFYTADFKTINQIGKRLQKKICVEEDPCACESIVKFQTRVEGLLQALTRKLEAVSQRLAVLENRVV